The region GTGGTTACTTCTGTCCAGTACAACACCCGTTTTTGCAACCGATTACACGTTTGATGAGTCGTTATTGCTGGGCAGTGGTTATGAAAAAGGCCTGGCGCAGTTTAACGATCACGCGGCTATCGCTGCCGGGCGATACAGTGTGGATATCTGGCTGAACGGGAAGTTTGTGAGCAGAGAGGATGTGCTGTTTCAACAGAATAGCGAAGGTCAGATTGCGCCCTGTCTTTCGGCGAAATTCTGGAATGAGCAGGGTGTTAAGGCGACAACTGAACTGCCGGAGGATGCCTGTATTGAACCTGGCTCATGGATCAGTGGCGGGCAATGGGATTTCGACCAGGGTCTGCTGCGCCTGAATTTGAGCGTGCCACAGGCAGCACTTAAACGCGTGCCGCAGGATTATGTTCCTCCCTCGCAATGGCAGAGTGGCGAAAGTGTTTTGTTCAGCAATTACAACCTGCACATCTATCACAATAAAAATGGTGGACAGCAAAGCGATTATGGCTGGCTGGGACTTAACAGCGGCTTCAACCTGGGCAGTTGGCAATTTCGCCAACAGTCTTCTGCTAACTGGCGTCGTGATGATAATCGTGAAAGCCAGCGTTGGGACGCGCTACAAACCTGGCTGCAGCATCCTATCGCAAAACTGGAAAGCGTATTGACCGTTGGTGAAAGTTATACATCAGGTAATTTGCTTGGCAGCATGGCGTTTACTGGCATCAAGCTGGAAACCGATCAGCGCATGTGGCCACAGTCGCGTCGTGGCTATGCGCCAGAAATTCGGGGGACGGCCTCAACGCCTTCGCGCGTGGTGATCAAGCAAAATGGCCGCACGCTGTACGAAACCAGCGTGCCGCAAGGTCCTTTCGTGCTTGATGATTTACCGAATACGGCCTGGGACGGCGATTTGCAGGTTGAGATCACCGGCGCTGATGGCAACAAGAGTGGTTATACCGTGCCTTATGCCAGCGTGCCGTTGTCACTGCGTCCTGGTGCGTGGCGTTATGGACTGGTCGCAGGAAAAAACCGTGATTACAGTGCGGCCGACAGTTTATTTACCGATTTCACACTGGAGCGCGGGGTCACCAATTTACTGACTGCGAACGGAGCCTTGCGTATCGGTGATGATTACCAGGCACTGATGATGGGCGGTGTGCTGGCAACGACAATGGGGGCTTTTGGCGTTGATATCACCGGTTCGCAGGCGCGGGTCGCCTCTCAGTCCCTGAGTGGCTGGCGCCTGCAAACCCAGTGGAGTAAAACGTTCAGCCCGACAGGTACGCATGTGGCGCTGGCCGGGTATCGCTATTCAACAGAAGGTTACCGTGATTATGGTGATGTGCTGGGCGAGCGAAGTGTGAGAGGGGGCGACACGCAGTGGCATTCGGACACCCTGCGCCAGCGTAACCAGTTCACCGCGACGGTAAACCAGACACTGGGTGGATACGGAAACCTGTGGGTTTCGGGCTCGATGATGGATTACTACGGCGATCGGGGAAGCAGTTCGCAATTGCAGGCCGGATACAACACCACACTCGGACGCGTCACGCTTGGTGTCTCCTTTAGCAGGCAAGACACCTGGTGGCGCAATGGAAATGATACCCAGGCACAAACAGAGAATGTCGCCACACTCACGCTCTCGATACCGTTTGGCGTGGGTGAGCGCGAGCATACGCTGGCGCTTTCTGCGAGTCAGGCACAGCAGGCTGGGCGCAATGCGCAGATGGCGTTATCGGGCGCACTCGACAGTGAGGAAACGCTCAATTACGCGCTGTCCACGGGCTGGCAACAAGGGCAGGATGGCGCTGGCAACGTGAGCGACTGGAGCGGGTCTCTGCAAAAAAGTACCTCATTCGGCACGCTGAACGGCAGTATCTCGCAGGCACCGAACTATCAGCAATGGACTGCGGGTATGCGTGGGGCCGTCGTTTTGCACCGCCATGGCGTCATCGCAGGCCCCTGGGTGGGAGACACCTTTGCTCTGGTGGAAGCACCGGGCGCAGCGGGTGCCCGGGTCGGCGGCGGGCAGGGCGCCACCGTCAATAATGCCGGTTACGCCCTGGTATCGTCATTAACGCCTTATCGCTATAACAACGTGACGCTCGACGGTAGCGAAATGAACACCCACGCTGAACTACAAGAGAGTCAGCGACGTATTGCGCCGATGGCCGGTGCCGCCGTCAAATTGCGTTTCGCAACATTGTCAGGTTATCCATTGCTCATCACGGTGAACAGCAAGGTAACGCTGCCTGTAGGGATGTCCGTGACCGATGGGCAGGGGCGCGTGGTAGGTATGGTGGCACAGGGGAATCAGGTTTATGCCCGTGTGGAGGGAGAGCAGGGAAGACTGACGCTCGAAGGGGCTGATTGCACGCTACCGTGGGCACTTAACGAACAACAACGCACAGAACCGCTGATTGCATTAACGCTGACCTGCGTGGTGAAAGGATGATCATGAAACGACTTATTCTGGTGTTAGTCTTGCTTCCCTCGGGGGTACACGCGGCTTGCGAATACATTATCTATCCCTATAAATCCGGTAGCAGCAGTGCGCAAGGTTCGCATCGTCTCAGTTCCGCTACCGATGGCGTTGCGAATGACTGGCGTTCTGGCGGCGGCAACGATGCCTGGAACGGAGTGCTGCCGGGGCTCAGTAAATCGGTTGATATCACCAGTAACAGCAGTTTCCAGCCCGCAGGGACAATCCTGACATCCAGCGGTGGGATTCCGTTTACGACCTATGCACATAAGGGCGGGGGCTACGATCCAGAGCAGGTCTTTTTCCGCTGTACGCCGGATACCGCCGGGCAGCTCTATGAGGCCTGGTCAACCAACGGCGATGATGCTTATGCCGGCTGGTATGAGGCCACAGATGTACCAGGCGCCTATTTAACCGTGATTAAGAATGTTGCCTTGCGCCTGACCCATGACGCAACGGGCAGCGTCTTTACCGATAGCTGGCAACAACGCCCGTTGGAAAATCTGGATCTCGACGCCAATGGCAATTACCTGATTAAAGCCAAAAACTTTTCCACGATAAGTGCAGAGCTTATCAAAACGCTGGATACGCGCTATTACCTCAATCAGGCACAGTCCGCCACCTATAACGGTTATGTGAATCCCAATGCTTATGTGGTTTTTCGCGGGCCGGGAACAACGTCCTGGGGGATTAACATCGGGCAGCCACATCGTGGCGGCAACTGGGCCGGCTGGGCCAATGACTGGCCGTCGGTGATAAGCCTGTACAACAACGGGATCACCATCAAACGCGCGGCAATGTGCCAGGTTACGGACTTTACCCCGGTCGTGCATCTGCCTGTTATTACGGTAGCTCAACTTAAACAAGGGGAATATTCCTCTGCGCCTTTTCAGATAGGTTTTGCCTGCGAATCAGCGGTTATTTCGGGCGTTGCGACCGGGAAGAATAATGTGGCGATGGGGTTACTGGCACCCGAAAGTAGCGTCAACAGCGCCTGGGGTTTTAATTTGATCACCGGGAAAACGGTAACCTGGCTGCTTGATACGCAATACGGTGCGCCAGGGCATGCGCGTGGCGTTGGCGTGCGCGTTTATCGGGCCGGTAATCCTGTGAATTTTATGGCGGTATCGACAGCAGGCAGCGGCACAGAAGGCGGCTGGATGCCGGTTATTGGCAGCAATACGCAGCAAAATGGGAGTCAGGATGGCGTCAATTACTACAGTGAAACCTTCGAAGCTCGGCTGGCCAGTTTTGGGGCAGATACGGTAACCGCAGGGAGTTATCAATCACATGTACAAGTTTTATTGCGTATTCAGTAGCCTTTGGCTATTGGCATTTGACGTACAGGCAGCCGTCAATATCAACACGACCAGGGTTATCTTCAACCATGGAGAGACGCTACGTACAGTGATGTTAGTGAACGATGGCGGTTATCCGGTGGTGGTGCAAAGCTGGGTAGATGACGGTTCGCCAGAAAATGGGCCGTCACAAGCCAGTGCACCTTTCATCGTCCTGCCACCGGTACTGAAAATCCAGCCGGGAGATCAGCGAGAGCTGCGGATCATGACCACCGGTAAAGGGCTTGCCGACGATCGTGAATCACTATTCTGGCTTAACATTTATCAAATTCCGCCGGAGATGAGCACACCGTCAACTGGTGAAAAAGTGCGCTTAACGCTTCGAAATCAGCTAAAAGTCCTATGGAGACCTCAAAATACAGGTGTGTTAACTGAAAAAACCGTCAATCGTCTGAGCTTTCACTATCAAGATGGAGCGATTTATGCTGTAAATGAGAGTTCATGGAATATAACACTGGCAAATGTTTCTTCGGGAGACTATTCCACAAGCGGAATAGTGGTTTCTCCGTATTCCCGGCGTATGATTTTTAATTCAGCTGCTCCTGAAATGCGAGAGAATAAGATAAACTTTACAGTGATTAACGATGAAGGAAATCGTTGGGGATTTTCAGCTGTCGTGAATTAACAAAGGATGAACTCACTTCGACTAAACTGACAAAAATGCACATTCAGGGAACATGATGGCAAACGTTTTTTTGCTCAACAGCAGCGTTGTATTCTGGCCAGAGCTAAATGTATTACACGCAAAATCAGATGACTCGAAACGCATAACGTTAAGTAACCCGGCAACTCGTTGTTTATTATTGTTAATTCAACAACAAGGGCAGGTTATTGAACGTGATTATTTTTTCGAACATGTCTGGTTTATTAACGGCGCCCAGGTCACCAATAATACCTTCTATCAGAATATTTCATTGCTGCGCCGCGCGTTTAAAGAGCTTGGTCTGAATGAAGAACTGATTGTCACCGTGCCGAAAGTCGGGATACGCCTGGAACCGCAACTGGACGTACTGGAGCAAGAGATCGATGAGATCGTTTACGAGGAGCCCGTCGTCGCCGAGATTGCCACGATTAAGCCAACACCGAAACCCTCGAATAAACAGGCACTTTGGTGGATTGTGGCAGGGGTAATCTGCTGTTTTTTAGCCTCATTCGTCACCTGGCAGTTGCAATTTGATTCCCGACTTAGCCGTTATGTGCCGCTGAATGTAGGGGAGGGATGTCACTGGTATGCAAATCCGGATGTGTTGAAGTTCGATAAGCATCAAAAATTTATACAAACCAGTACATTGGATTGCCAAAGTTACCCGTGGATTTATCTCACGCTGTATCCGAATTTCCCGCGGATGTCTGCATTAACCTGCCGACAGAAATATAGCCGCTGGCAGGATAATGATTGCGTGACACACTATTATTTCACGGAGTCCAGAAATGTGGGTACGTAATATAAAGTGGAGTATTTTCATCGTCATCGCAGTAGTGATAACGATTACCACTACGCTGTTGTTACAAAACTGGCAACGTTCGCATTTCGATTGCTCCGGGGAATTACTGATGGAGTATCCTGATATTCGTGGCGATATTTCAGTCAGATACGTATTTAATGGAGCTCGCGGTGTCGCTATTTTACGTGGACAAATCACTGATAATAACGGTGAAACATTAGCAGTGAATCAGAATGTCTGGTTTACCTTCACCCGCAAAGATGATGATTATTTCCTCGAGTCAGAAAATGTGGCCTCCAGTGCAGGTGGCACGACGATCCATCCTTTGCTGGCAAGGACTCTGCCGGATTTTTACTTAAAACCGAAAGAGCCTTTTTATTTCAGCATATTGCGGCTTAACAGCAGCACCTGGCAGTTCTACACGAGCCGCTCACCGTCGGTGTTTTGCCGGCATTAAGGGCAAATAGACTGCTGGTCACCTTAAGTGACTGGCAGTAGGGGCCGAATTCATTGAACAGATACCACACCAGGATGAAGACGATCTGTTTAAAGACGAATGGCCATAATGCCTGATATTTTAAAGCCCGGACATCCGTCAGGAGAAAGGCGGGGAGATTAATCGTCGTACAGACCACCGTCAAACAGGTGAACTTAGCGAGAAGCCTCATCTGTGAGTGCGCTGTAATTGCATTTAACTTATGTTGTGTGAGAATCTAGTTTATAAGACAAGGTCATCATATACATCTGATTTAAGTGGATGTTTTTAATATAATTATAAACGCACACCCAGAGAACTTCATGAATTAATCCTCTGAACCCTGTTTTTGGTCTCTTTTGCATGCACTCGGTTTTCATGGATTCATGAGTTCGTTCGGTACAGTATCATTCCCGGCAATTTCATCACCGATACGGGTTTATGACTAAGTATCTCCGATGCTGTCATCGGGCGTGTCAGTGGCTCCAACTGTCAACCAACGACTTGACTCATGATGAAGCAAGGATGCTGTCAATTAATGCATCGCGGCCAGGGTCAGTTGGTGTATTTCTGTCAGTCATAACTTGTTTGGCATTTTTTACTGCATTAATAATCTCTGTTTTCTCCTGAGTGCCTACAAGTGCCATTCGAGTGCTAAGCACACTGGCCGCCTGATAGCCACAGAATGCGGGTTCTTCGTACAATCGGTTGGCAAGCCAGGTAATATAGTTAGGGTCAAAATCCATTTGCAGAATGCAAACCGCAGCCAACCGTTTACCGGGGGAATTGCTGACTGTTAACTGTGGCAGGTAATTTTTCGCCGCAAGCCCCAGACGCCGCATGCTAGGGAAGGTGCGAATAAGCAGGTCATTTCTTCCCAAGCTGACTCGCTGATTAAAATTTCGCGGATCTGGGCCGATTTTTTTCCCGCAAACACATCGAATCAGCCTATTTAGGCTATTTTTTCCACCATTTCTGGCGTTATTTCCGGTTTTTACTGAGATCTCTCCCACTGACGTATCATTTGGTCCACCCGAAACAGGTTGGCCAGGGTGAATAACATCGCCAGTTGGTTATCGTTTTTCAGCAGCCCTTTGTATCTGGCTTTCACGAAGCCGAACTGCCGCTTGATGATGCGAAACGGGTGCTCCACCCTGGCACGGATGCTGGCTTTCATGTATTCGATGTTGATGGCCGTTTTGTTCTTGCGCGGATGCTGCTTCAAGGTTTTTACCTTGCCGGGACGCTCGGCGATCAGCCAGTCCACATCCACCTCGGCCAGCTCCTCGCGCTGTGGCGCTCCTTGGTAGCCGGCATCGGCTGAGACAAATTGCTCCTCTCCATGAAGCAGATTACCCAGCTGATTGAGGTCATGCTCGTTGGCCGCGGTGGTGACTAGGCTGTGGGTCAGGCCACTCTTGGCATCGACACCAATGTGGGCCTTCATGCCAAAGTGCCACTGATTGCCTTTCTTGGTCTGATGCATCTCCGGATCGCGTTGCTGCTCTTTGTTCTTGGTAGAGCTGGGTGCCTCAATGATGGTGGCATCCACCAAAGTGCCTTGGGTCATCATGACGCCTGCTTCGGCCAGCCAGCGATTGATGGTCTTGAACAATTGACGGGCCAGTTGATGCTGCTCGAGCAGGTGGCGGAAATTCATGATGGTGGTGCGATCCGGCAGGGCGCTATCCAGGGATAATCGGGCAAACAGGCGCATGGAGGCGATTTCGTACAGGGCATCTTCCATGGCACCGTCGCTCAGGTTGTACCAATGCTGCATGCAGTGAATACGCAGCATGGTCTCCAGCGGATAGGGCCGTCGGCCATTGCCCGCCTTGGGATAAAACGGCTCGATGACAGCGGTCATATTCTGCCATGGCAGAATCTGCTCCATGCGGGAGAGGAAAATCTCTTTTCGGGTCTGACGGCGCTTAGTGCTGAATTCACTATCGGCGAAGGTGAGTTGATGGCTCATGATGTCCCTCTGGGATGCGCTCCGGATGAATATGATGATCTCATATCAGGAACTTGTTCGCACCTTCCCTAGCAGAAATGGAGGACATCATTAGCGTACGATTATCACCCGAAGGCATTGAGATCCGGGCCTGTTCATAGTCGTTAACCAGACTATCGAGACTGGGCTTAATCGCTTCAGGATTATTTCCGGGAAGTGAGTCTTTGATTTTTTTTGCTATCGCCACATCTGCTGGGGTAGGTACAACAGGAACCCCGTCTTTGACAAACCCTTCCGTATTGGTTTTTAAAGCAACATCGAGCGCTTTATAAAACTGGTTGTCCGAACGCTGGAACGCCCCTTGTAAAAAAAGACGCGTATATAAATAACCGCACAAAAAACCGATTGTCGAAAACCCTAAAATTAAGGCTAGCGCTAGTGACACAAAACTCTCACTGGGAGATTTGTCGCTCATCGAGGCCGCAACATGCCGGCTAAGTCCCATTAAATGATGGCCAATCGCTTTTGCATTAACCAGGGTTAAACCGACAATTATTTTAGTCAACCAGTCTGAAACTTCTTCAAGATTGGTATTTGGCCGCCCCTGATAATCATCGGTTGCTGCAGTGGATGTCAGAGCTTTTGTTTGATCGCTTGCTTTCGCACTGGTGATGTTTTTACTTCCCGCTCGAGGAATACCAAACAGGAAACCGATTCCAGCTCCCACTGCAAGGCAGGCCATCACCCATAACAGAAAACTCCCTAACGCAATATCAA is a window of Citrobacter sp. Marseille-Q6884 DNA encoding:
- a CDS encoding molecular chaperone translates to MYKFYCVFSSLWLLAFDVQAAVNINTTRVIFNHGETLRTVMLVNDGGYPVVVQSWVDDGSPENGPSQASAPFIVLPPVLKIQPGDQRELRIMTTGKGLADDRESLFWLNIYQIPPEMSTPSTGEKVRLTLRNQLKVLWRPQNTGVLTEKTVNRLSFHYQDGAIYAVNESSWNITLANVSSGDYSTSGIVVSPYSRRMIFNSAAPEMRENKINFTVINDEGNRWGFSAVVN
- a CDS encoding transcriptional regulator, encoding MANVFLLNSSVVFWPELNVLHAKSDDSKRITLSNPATRCLLLLIQQQGQVIERDYFFEHVWFINGAQVTNNTFYQNISLLRRAFKELGLNEELIVTVPKVGIRLEPQLDVLEQEIDEIVYEEPVVAEIATIKPTPKPSNKQALWWIVAGVICCFLASFVTWQLQFDSRLSRYVPLNVGEGCHWYANPDVLKFDKHQKFIQTSTLDCQSYPWIYLTLYPNFPRMSALTCRQKYSRWQDNDCVTHYYFTESRNVGT
- a CDS encoding fimbria/pilus outer membrane usher protein — encoded protein: MSAINPHWWWLLLSSTTPVFATDYTFDESLLLGSGYEKGLAQFNDHAAIAAGRYSVDIWLNGKFVSREDVLFQQNSEGQIAPCLSAKFWNEQGVKATTELPEDACIEPGSWISGGQWDFDQGLLRLNLSVPQAALKRVPQDYVPPSQWQSGESVLFSNYNLHIYHNKNGGQQSDYGWLGLNSGFNLGSWQFRQQSSANWRRDDNRESQRWDALQTWLQHPIAKLESVLTVGESYTSGNLLGSMAFTGIKLETDQRMWPQSRRGYAPEIRGTASTPSRVVIKQNGRTLYETSVPQGPFVLDDLPNTAWDGDLQVEITGADGNKSGYTVPYASVPLSLRPGAWRYGLVAGKNRDYSAADSLFTDFTLERGVTNLLTANGALRIGDDYQALMMGGVLATTMGAFGVDITGSQARVASQSLSGWRLQTQWSKTFSPTGTHVALAGYRYSTEGYRDYGDVLGERSVRGGDTQWHSDTLRQRNQFTATVNQTLGGYGNLWVSGSMMDYYGDRGSSSQLQAGYNTTLGRVTLGVSFSRQDTWWRNGNDTQAQTENVATLTLSIPFGVGEREHTLALSASQAQQAGRNAQMALSGALDSEETLNYALSTGWQQGQDGAGNVSDWSGSLQKSTSFGTLNGSISQAPNYQQWTAGMRGAVVLHRHGVIAGPWVGDTFALVEAPGAAGARVGGGQGATVNNAGYALVSSLTPYRYNNVTLDGSEMNTHAELQESQRRIAPMAGAAVKLRFATLSGYPLLITVNSKVTLPVGMSVTDGQGRVVGMVAQGNQVYARVEGEQGRLTLEGADCTLPWALNEQQRTEPLIALTLTCVVKG
- a CDS encoding fimbrial protein, which codes for MKRLILVLVLLPSGVHAACEYIIYPYKSGSSSAQGSHRLSSATDGVANDWRSGGGNDAWNGVLPGLSKSVDITSNSSFQPAGTILTSSGGIPFTTYAHKGGGYDPEQVFFRCTPDTAGQLYEAWSTNGDDAYAGWYEATDVPGAYLTVIKNVALRLTHDATGSVFTDSWQQRPLENLDLDANGNYLIKAKNFSTISAELIKTLDTRYYLNQAQSATYNGYVNPNAYVVFRGPGTTSWGINIGQPHRGGNWAGWANDWPSVISLYNNGITIKRAAMCQVTDFTPVVHLPVITVAQLKQGEYSSAPFQIGFACESAVISGVATGKNNVAMGLLAPESSVNSAWGFNLITGKTVTWLLDTQYGAPGHARGVGVRVYRAGNPVNFMAVSTAGSGTEGGWMPVIGSNTQQNGSQDGVNYYSETFEARLASFGADTVTAGSYQSHVQVLLRIQ
- a CDS encoding IS5-like element ISKpn26 family transposase, which translates into the protein MSHQLTFADSEFSTKRRQTRKEIFLSRMEQILPWQNMTAVIEPFYPKAGNGRRPYPLETMLRIHCMQHWYNLSDGAMEDALYEIASMRLFARLSLDSALPDRTTIMNFRHLLEQHQLARQLFKTINRWLAEAGVMMTQGTLVDATIIEAPSSTKNKEQQRDPEMHQTKKGNQWHFGMKAHIGVDAKSGLTHSLVTTAANEHDLNQLGNLLHGEEQFVSADAGYQGAPQREELAEVDVDWLIAERPGKVKTLKQHPRKNKTAINIEYMKASIRARVEHPFRIIKRQFGFVKARYKGLLKNDNQLAMLFTLANLFRVDQMIRQWERSQ